The Littorina saxatilis isolate snail1 linkage group LG15, US_GU_Lsax_2.0, whole genome shotgun sequence genome contains a region encoding:
- the LOC138948209 gene encoding uncharacterized protein — MLSQRSGWSVFPYVLIGVSSWLAYKILIKPFLSPLRKVPGRPYKPIIGNMFEALKEEAMTNTIRWMKDLNSRLIRFYYLYGEERLLTADPAVVKYICVTNSKNYRHSNASGMIKRLTPDFLLVMNGEAHHSLKVLLNPAFNTHSVNGFIPVFDKKTEEVVEQWTERISSCAEDCVIPGQSYMAYITLDAICECGFEYQLGSIRDPQSPAVLALRKILEGFKVRLRDLLPLVSLIPTGEKRQQKEAIDFFTRTIMDVIKAKRHQINAGGDSHSGDLLSRLMTAQDEAGNTLNDDMIYSQVGGFLFAGFETTSTGLTWTLLMLAQHQDAQEKARQEVMSLLSGQQPITAEMVQQLTYLTCVIKETLRLFPPVTNHFRQAISDDVIQGYYIPAGTKIGISSGALHRLPENWEDPESFKPERFLQDYDPYSYLPFSAGPFMCIGHAFAMTEMKTVLARLLANFRFKLPPGYKYRRIRQLTLQPSPPLSLIVSAL; from the exons ATGTTGTCACAACGGTCAGGCTGGAGTGTTTTCCCTTATGTGCTGATTGGTGTTTCCTCATGGCTGGCATACAAAATCCTCATCAAGCCTTTTTTATCACCGCTTCGCAAg GTGCCGGGCCGTCCATACAAACCCATCATTGGGAACATGTTTGAAGCTTTGAAAGAAGAGGCCATGACCAATACCATCAG GTGGATGAAAGATCTCAACTCTCGTCTGATTCGATTCTACTACCTGTACGGCGAGGAGCGACTTCTCACGGCCGATCCTGCTGTCGTCAAGTACATCTGTGTAACCAACAGCAAAAACTATCGCCATAGCAACGCCTCAGG AATGATCAAGAGACTGACTCCAGACTTCCTGCTGGTGATGAACGGAGAGGCACATCACAGTCTCAAGGTTTTGCTCAACCCAGCTTTCAACACTCACTCTGTCAATG GTTTTATCCCAGTGTTTGACAAAAAGACTGAAGAGGTGGTGGAGCAGTGGACAGAAAGAATCTCCAGCTGTGCTGAGGATTGCGTCATTCCTGGTCAGAGCTACATGGCTTACATA ACACTGGACGCTATCTGTGAGTGTGGCTTTGAGTACCAGCTGGGATCTATCAGAGATCCACAAAGCCCTGCTGTGCTGGCCTTGAGAAAAATACTGGAAGGTTTCAAGGTCAG GCTGCGAGACTTGCTTCCTCTGGTTTCCCTCATACCAACCGGAGAGAAACGTCAGCAGAAGGAAGCCATAGATTTCTTCACACGCACCATCATGGATGTCATCAAGGCCAAGCGACACCAGATTAATGCAG GCGGGGACAGTCACTCGGGGGATTTGCTGTCGCGGCTGATGACAGCGCAAGATGAAGCCGGGAATACTCTCAACGATGATATGATCTACTCGCAAGTCGGCGGATTCCTCTTCGCTGGCTTTGAA ACGACCAGTACGGGCCTGACATGGACCTTGCTCATGTTGGCCCAGCACCAGGATGCGCAAGAAAAGGCAAGACAGGAAGTGATGTCACTGTTGTCAGGACAACAGCCAATCACAGCAGAGATGGTGCAACAGCTGACCTACTTGACGTGTGTCATCAAGGAAACTTTAAG GTTGTTTCCCCCAGTGACGAACCACTTCAGGCAGGCGATATCAGACGATGTCATTCAGGGCTATTACATTCCAGCCGGTACAAAGATCGGCATTAGCTCTGGAGCGCTACACAG ACTGCCAGAAAATTGGGAAGACCCGGAGAGTTTCAAGCCAGAGCGATTCTTGCAAGACTACGACCCCTACTCCTACCTACCGTTCAGTGCCGGCCCCTTCATGTGCATCGGCCACGCTTTCGCCATGACCGAGATGAAGACTGTCCTGGCTCGTCTCTTGGCCAACTTCCGCTTCAAGCTGCCCCCAGGATATAAGTATCGTCGCATTCGACAGCTTACGTTGCAGCCTTCACCTCCTCTGTCTTTGATTGTGTCTGCGTTGTGA